One Shewanella sp. MR-4 DNA window includes the following coding sequences:
- a CDS encoding MFS transporter — protein sequence MSADQQTVTPLENFSPKVAQRAVHRVQPELNFWQIFNMCFGFLGIQFGFALQNANVSRIFQTLGASIDDIPILWIAAPLTGLLVQPIIGYLSDNTWGRLGRRRPYFLIGAICTTLAIFVMPHSPTLWIAAGMLWIMDASINIAMEPFRAFVGDNLPPKQRTQGYAMQSFFIGIGAVVASALPYILSNFFAVANTAPAGEIADSVRYAFYFGGAVLFLSVAWTVVSTKEYSPDELAAFHGNADAGIDEQQNRTRTHKNYQSAAIVWMAVGALLTLAVWTQDLDKQLYILTLGIFAFGPLQLYCALRLGKSSPSQRAQLGIVFNVVDDLFHMPKAMHQLAIVQFFSWFALFAMWIYTTSAVTSYHFGSSDVLSKAYNDGADWVGVLFASYNGFSAIAALFIPLLAKRIGIKLTHTFNMFCGGFGLISFYFIKDPSLLWLPMIGVGIAWASILSVPYAMLSGALPPKKMGVYMGIFNFFIVIPQLLAASVLGLILNGLFDGQPIYALITGGVLMLCAGIAVLFVEQPNTQHTQA from the coding sequence ATGTCCGCGGATCAACAAACGGTTACCCCATTAGAGAATTTCTCGCCCAAGGTGGCGCAGCGCGCCGTGCATAGGGTGCAACCCGAGCTGAATTTCTGGCAAATCTTTAATATGTGCTTTGGCTTTTTGGGGATCCAATTCGGCTTTGCGCTGCAAAATGCCAACGTCAGCCGCATTTTCCAAACCCTTGGCGCCTCTATCGATGATATTCCGATCCTGTGGATTGCCGCGCCGTTAACGGGTCTGCTGGTTCAACCTATTATTGGTTATCTGAGCGATAACACTTGGGGGCGTTTAGGTCGCCGCCGGCCGTATTTTTTAATCGGCGCCATTTGTACGACTCTCGCCATTTTTGTGATGCCGCATTCCCCTACGTTGTGGATTGCCGCGGGCATGCTGTGGATTATGGATGCTTCAATCAATATCGCCATGGAACCCTTCCGTGCCTTTGTGGGGGATAATTTACCTCCTAAGCAGCGCACCCAAGGCTATGCGATGCAAAGCTTTTTTATCGGCATCGGCGCGGTTGTGGCCTCGGCCCTACCCTATATTCTCAGCAACTTCTTTGCTGTCGCCAATACCGCACCCGCGGGCGAAATAGCCGATTCGGTGCGTTATGCCTTCTATTTTGGTGGCGCAGTGCTGTTTCTTAGCGTGGCTTGGACTGTTGTGTCCACCAAAGAATATTCCCCCGATGAACTCGCCGCCTTCCATGGCAATGCTGACGCAGGCATAGATGAGCAACAAAACCGCACACGCACCCATAAGAATTATCAATCTGCCGCTATCGTTTGGATGGCTGTAGGCGCACTGCTGACGCTTGCGGTGTGGACACAGGATTTAGATAAGCAGCTGTATATTTTAACCTTAGGGATTTTTGCCTTTGGCCCATTGCAACTTTACTGCGCCCTGCGTTTAGGCAAATCTTCGCCCTCACAGCGCGCGCAACTGGGCATTGTCTTTAATGTGGTCGATGATTTATTCCATATGCCTAAGGCCATGCATCAGTTAGCCATAGTGCAGTTTTTCTCTTGGTTCGCGCTCTTTGCGATGTGGATTTACACCACTTCAGCGGTCACGTCCTACCATTTTGGCAGCAGCGATGTGTTATCTAAGGCCTATAACGATGGCGCCGATTGGGTGGGCGTACTGTTCGCCTCCTACAATGGATTTTCGGCCATTGCGGCTCTGTTTATCCCACTGCTTGCTAAACGTATCGGCATCAAACTGACCCACACCTTTAATATGTTCTGCGGCGGTTTTGGGTTGATCAGTTTCTATTTTATCAAAGATCCCAGTCTGTTATGGCTACCCATGATTGGCGTGGGTATCGCCTGGGCCTCGATTCTCTCCGTGCCCTACGCCATGTTATCTGGCGCCTTACCGCCGAAAAAGATGGGCGTGTATATGGGGATTTTTAACTTCTTTATCGTGATCCCACAGCTGCTCGCAGCCAGTGTTTTAGGCTTAATTCTTAATGGATTATTTGATGGTCAGCCCATCTATGCCCTTATCACTGGCGGCGTCCTGATGCTCTGCGCCGGGATTGCCGTGCTCTTTGTTGAGCAACCGAATACTCAGCACACTCAAGCGTAA
- a CDS encoding AraC family transcriptional regulator: protein MSDVISKATMLAPSQFAFTLDANRPVLSNARNLEAEMGVEPHSHPRGQLLWAAKGILRVQSDNAVWVVPSTHAVWLPSGCRHQINCETHAHLRNLYIDPSYRVRVQDTQVVMVTMTPLMREMVLKLCQNTSMEPAKYFRLGLSAIDELDTLDSVNTYLNAGSDPRLGRVIQLLIKKPQAEYTLAELAQGAGASIRTIERLFKAETGQTYRQWRQRYRLLNSLERLTQGESTTGVAHSLGYLSVSSFSAAFKALFGCTPQEYAQKSVQATR, encoded by the coding sequence GTGTCAGATGTTATTTCTAAAGCGACAATGTTGGCACCCAGCCAATTTGCGTTCACGTTAGATGCAAATCGTCCCGTATTGAGTAATGCGCGCAATCTCGAGGCCGAAATGGGCGTTGAACCCCATTCTCACCCTCGGGGGCAGTTACTTTGGGCGGCAAAAGGGATTTTACGGGTACAGAGCGACAATGCGGTTTGGGTGGTGCCATCGACCCATGCCGTGTGGCTCCCCAGTGGTTGCCGACATCAAATTAACTGCGAAACCCATGCTCATCTTCGCAACTTGTATATCGATCCCAGTTATCGCGTTAGAGTGCAGGACACGCAGGTGGTGATGGTTACTATGACGCCGCTAATGCGCGAAATGGTGCTGAAGCTATGTCAAAACACCTCGATGGAGCCCGCAAAGTATTTCCGCTTGGGTTTAAGTGCCATTGACGAGCTAGATACACTCGACAGTGTGAATACCTATCTGAATGCGGGCTCGGATCCGCGTCTTGGCCGAGTGATCCAACTGTTGATCAAAAAACCGCAGGCAGAATATACCTTGGCCGAATTAGCCCAAGGCGCGGGGGCGAGTATCAGAACCATTGAACGACTCTTTAAAGCCGAAACCGGACAGACCTATAGACAATGGCGCCAAAGGTATCGATTACTCAACTCCCTTGAGCGGTTAACCCAAGGGGAGAGCACGACGGGCGTGGCCCATAGTCTGGGGTATTTGAGTGTCAGTAGCTTTAGCGCAGCATTTAAAGCCTTATTTGGTTGCACGCCTCAGGAATACGCCCAAAAAAGCGTGCAAGCCACGCGGTAG
- a CDS encoding SLC13 family permease: MGKLSIKKWLIFSAMLVAVLLAMFPLKQHPALFSYSASVVLITLLFWSTGFIPPFMAGLIFFALATIFKLIDPSALFSGFGSAAVWLIISGFVIGGAISESGLSRRLAALIAPALTMSYQRMIAGLVISAMLLGFVMPSSVGRAVVMLPIGMALAEQLGFSRGSNGRIGIATALALACNMPSLAVLPANIPNMILAGASENLFNVHFGYAEYLFLHFPILGLLKSAIIVALVVYLFPAKIDKTQMAAATDIEAYDVVKQVKLGVLLVITLLFWITDSWHGINPAWVGLTTAIILLLPKWGIIEPKRFNQSVDFSTVIFVAAALGLGVLVNQSGLGSELGQVFSQYLPLSQGGSFLNFMSLSLISTLTGLVATVPGVPTVLTPMAADLANATGFYLPAVLMTQVIGFSTVIFPYQAPPLILAMQLSQESLAHLLKVTLPLALITLLVLMPLDYLWWQLLGWIS; the protein is encoded by the coding sequence ATGGGTAAGTTAAGTATTAAAAAATGGTTGATCTTTAGCGCCATGCTCGTCGCCGTTTTGTTGGCTATGTTTCCACTCAAGCAGCACCCGGCCCTTTTTTCCTACAGCGCATCGGTCGTACTCATCACCCTGCTGTTTTGGAGCACAGGTTTTATTCCGCCCTTTATGGCGGGGCTGATCTTTTTTGCCTTGGCCACCATTTTTAAGCTGATCGATCCCAGTGCGCTGTTCTCGGGATTCGGTTCGGCGGCGGTGTGGTTAATTATCTCCGGCTTTGTGATTGGCGGCGCCATTTCAGAGTCGGGATTGAGTCGTCGCCTCGCCGCCCTTATCGCCCCCGCGTTAACCATGAGTTATCAGCGCATGATTGCGGGACTCGTCATCAGCGCGATGTTACTGGGATTTGTGATGCCATCCTCCGTGGGGCGCGCGGTTGTGATGCTGCCCATCGGCATGGCCTTAGCAGAGCAGCTTGGGTTTAGCCGTGGCAGCAATGGCAGAATAGGCATAGCTACCGCACTGGCACTCGCCTGTAATATGCCAAGCCTTGCGGTACTGCCCGCCAATATTCCCAATATGATTTTGGCCGGTGCGAGCGAAAATCTGTTTAACGTGCATTTTGGCTATGCAGAATATCTGTTTCTGCATTTTCCGATTTTAGGTCTGCTCAAATCGGCCATCATAGTGGCGCTCGTGGTGTATTTGTTTCCGGCCAAGATAGATAAAACCCAGATGGCGGCAGCGACGGATATCGAAGCGTATGATGTAGTCAAGCAAGTTAAGCTCGGGGTGTTACTCGTCATCACCCTGTTATTTTGGATAACTGACTCATGGCATGGGATCAATCCTGCATGGGTGGGGCTAACGACCGCCATCATCCTTTTGCTGCCGAAATGGGGCATTATTGAGCCAAAGCGTTTTAATCAATCGGTTGATTTTTCAACGGTTATCTTTGTTGCCGCCGCACTCGGGCTAGGCGTTTTAGTCAATCAATCGGGGCTTGGCAGCGAACTCGGCCAAGTATTCAGTCAATACCTTCCCCTGTCACAAGGTGGCTCTTTCCTCAACTTTATGTCCTTATCCCTGATATCGACCTTAACTGGATTAGTGGCAACCGTGCCTGGCGTACCTACGGTATTAACCCCAATGGCTGCCGACCTGGCGAATGCAACAGGGTTTTATCTCCCTGCGGTATTGATGACCCAAGTGATCGGCTTTTCGACAGTGATTTTTCCCTATCAAGCGCCGCCGCTGATTTTGGCGATGCAACTGTCTCAGGAGTCCCTCGCCCATCTGCTGAAAGTCACCTTACCCTTAGCGCTGATCACCTTACTAGTGCTGATGCCGCTGGATTACCTCTGGTGGCAGTTATTAGGCTGGATAAGCTAA
- the pqiB gene encoding intermembrane transport protein PqiB, with the protein MINNEDIRAKESKVRQLSPVWFIPLIAAMIGCWMLYSYFSQLGTEIQLHLKTAEGIEVGKTFLKSRNVNVGVIETIKLSDDYSAIVATARISNDAKRMLKQDARFWVVKPRIGMGGVSGLDTLLSGAYIELEPGKSDTPQYEFTVLDNPPVASVDEQGIRIMLNSPQAGKLSVGDPVLYEGFRVGRVENTGFNTERREAFYQLFINKPYDELVRDNSQFWLTSGINMQLSAKGLNLQVGSLETLLTGGVSFGFPEGRLAGAKITEDGSEFRLYDSQELASESMYDKYLEFVMLFDESIRGLHDGASVEFRGITIGEVLKSPLTLQQLDPHFGRFSHGTIPVLVKIDLARVFEHAEQVGLDNLRTEIERELQSGLRASLKTGNLLTGALFIDLDLYSDAKPYQNANFMGYPIFPTKRAGVAEIQKQVGQLITKLNNLPLEKTFTEVNATLQNTASALSQWSKVGASLDQVLQQQEVLSLPADMQQTLQTVSSVAKGYGPESSVYVELQTSLQQLQTLMKELAPLSRQLNQKPNALILGADLPADPIPVKGN; encoded by the coding sequence ATGATAAATAATGAAGATATCCGAGCTAAAGAGTCAAAAGTTCGGCAACTTTCCCCCGTATGGTTTATCCCTCTCATCGCGGCCATGATTGGCTGCTGGATGTTATATAGCTATTTCAGCCAGTTGGGGACAGAAATCCAACTGCATTTAAAGACCGCTGAGGGCATTGAAGTTGGTAAAACCTTTTTAAAATCTCGCAATGTGAATGTGGGAGTGATCGAAACCATTAAATTAAGCGATGACTACAGCGCCATTGTGGCGACCGCACGGATTTCAAATGATGCCAAACGCATGTTAAAGCAAGATGCGCGTTTTTGGGTGGTTAAACCACGGATTGGCATGGGCGGCGTTTCGGGGCTAGATACTCTGCTCTCGGGCGCGTATATCGAACTGGAGCCGGGTAAATCTGACACGCCCCAGTATGAGTTTACCGTGCTGGATAATCCCCCCGTCGCCTCGGTCGATGAGCAGGGAATACGGATCATGCTTAATAGCCCTCAAGCCGGCAAACTCAGTGTGGGCGATCCTGTGCTTTACGAAGGTTTTCGGGTTGGCCGAGTGGAAAACACGGGGTTTAATACCGAGCGTCGTGAGGCGTTTTACCAATTGTTTATTAATAAACCCTACGATGAGTTAGTGCGCGATAACAGCCAGTTCTGGCTGACTTCGGGCATTAATATGCAACTCTCGGCAAAAGGATTAAATCTGCAAGTGGGTTCACTCGAAACCTTGCTTACTGGTGGCGTCAGTTTTGGTTTTCCCGAAGGTCGACTCGCAGGGGCAAAAATTACAGAGGATGGGAGTGAGTTTAGATTGTATGACTCCCAAGAGCTTGCTAGCGAGAGTATGTACGATAAGTATTTAGAGTTTGTGATGTTGTTCGATGAGTCTATTCGCGGATTGCACGACGGGGCGAGTGTGGAGTTCCGTGGTATCACTATCGGCGAGGTGCTGAAATCGCCACTCACGCTACAGCAACTCGATCCCCATTTTGGCCGTTTTAGCCATGGCACCATTCCTGTGCTGGTCAAAATTGATCTGGCACGTGTCTTCGAGCACGCAGAACAGGTTGGGCTGGATAATCTACGCACTGAAATCGAGCGTGAGTTGCAATCGGGCCTGCGGGCGAGTCTGAAAACGGGCAATTTATTGACAGGGGCCTTATTTATCGATTTGGATTTATATTCAGACGCTAAGCCCTATCAAAATGCCAACTTTATGGGATATCCCATTTTTCCGACAAAACGTGCTGGAGTGGCCGAGATCCAAAAACAAGTAGGGCAACTTATCACTAAACTCAATAACTTACCGTTAGAAAAAACCTTTACTGAGGTGAATGCCACATTACAGAATACCGCCAGCGCCCTGTCACAATGGAGCAAGGTTGGTGCCAGCTTGGACCAAGTGCTGCAACAGCAGGAGGTGTTATCGCTGCCCGCCGACATGCAACAAACCTTGCAAACCGTGAGTTCAGTAGCGAAGGGATATGGACCTGAGTCGAGCGTTTATGTCGAACTTCAGACCAGTCTGCAGCAACTGCAAACCTTGATGAAAGAATTAGCGCCCTTGTCGCGCCAGCTGAATCAAAAGCCTAACGCACTTATTTTAGGGGCAGATCTGCCTGCTGACCCAATCCCAGTTAAAGGTAACTAA
- a CDS encoding YciI family protein has translation MFVITLTYKKTLADVELHLAAHIAYLDEYYAKGTFIASGRKVPRTGGVILAKADNRAELEAIVKLDPFYIEEVAEFEVVEFVPTRAAAGLEQLIEVI, from the coding sequence ATGTTTGTTATTACTTTAACCTACAAAAAAACGCTGGCCGATGTGGAACTGCATTTAGCGGCCCATATTGCCTATCTCGATGAATATTATGCCAAGGGCACCTTTATCGCCTCTGGCCGTAAGGTTCCCCGCACGGGCGGAGTGATCCTTGCCAAAGCGGATAATCGCGCCGAGCTTGAAGCCATTGTCAAACTCGACCCCTTCTATATCGAAGAGGTGGCCGAATTTGAGGTGGTAGAATTTGTCCCCACTCGAGCCGCTGCTGGTTTAGAGCAGTTGATTGAAGTGATCTAA
- a CDS encoding glucan 1,4-alpha-glucosidase, giving the protein MALTTVPSQQARSLTHRRNLTRKPIALAIAASIIGVASLTGCSPSAPNADTSTPTVTKATDAQIAPGAPGKAPTWAFSGKTGIGTSYEPYTQGQYQDSIQNPISRVWFSVAQGILTETMYGLIHNAQLKELQFVITGNGFVDTEKDNTISSIEYLDTDANGRPQSLAYKIINRDVEGKYQIEKHIFTDPDRDTLMMRVTFTAFEAGITPHLYVNPHIDNAGANDIGRIDHQALIARTADPHSSVMTVKSDIDFTQATTGFVGVSDGLADLGDNGKLDTLYQATSNAENPTQGNIAFTASYPVLQANQALNVNLAIGFGHDETSSLANANASLTAGYDKVLSQYNAGWHSYLHSLPAMPDMAQSTTDNGKLLYTSAMVLKAQEDKTYAGALIASLSNPWGDTVPAVTPSTGYKAVWPRDFYQCAMAFLAMGDTQTPKVAFEYLKKVQVSDKTPGFSGTPGWFLQKTHVDGQIEWVGVQLDQTAMPIMLGWKLWQAGVLSQAELSHWYQEMLKAAADFLVSGGEVNLDWNHTQITPPKTQQERWEEQAGYSPSTTAAVIAGLVAASDIAKAVNDSDTSQRYLATAKTLNQQLEKHLVTTQGLLTDSQGIKAPYYLRLSPNGEPNTAETLAANNGRAGLDQRQILDGGFLELVRYGVRGATDKLINQSLALVDNTELEENLRLKYNFTAKDGSNVPGFRRYGNDGYGEDTLTGANYAESGSNSDNQRGRVWPFFTGERGHFELALASAKGELTGTHAQQTKQQLINTYVQGMETFANAGLMLPEQAWDGVGNATRYQYQLGQGTNSATPLAWTHAEYIKLVRSMSDGRVWDNYPIVPEALK; this is encoded by the coding sequence ATGGCATTGACAACAGTACCTTCGCAGCAGGCTCGCAGCTTAACTCACCGCCGCAACTTAACTCGTAAGCCGATTGCGCTCGCAATTGCCGCAAGCATAATCGGCGTTGCCAGCTTAACGGGCTGCTCACCCTCGGCCCCCAATGCAGACACATCAACACCAACCGTCACAAAAGCCACAGACGCACAGATTGCCCCCGGCGCCCCCGGCAAAGCCCCAACCTGGGCGTTCTCCGGCAAAACCGGTATCGGTACCTCCTATGAGCCTTATACTCAAGGGCAATACCAAGACAGCATCCAAAATCCCATTAGCCGAGTGTGGTTCTCCGTCGCACAGGGGATTTTAACCGAGACCATGTACGGCCTTATTCACAACGCTCAGCTCAAAGAGTTGCAATTTGTGATCACAGGCAATGGCTTTGTCGATACCGAAAAAGACAACACTATCAGCAGCATTGAATACTTAGATACCGATGCCAATGGCCGCCCACAATCCTTGGCCTATAAGATTATCAATCGCGATGTTGAAGGTAAGTATCAGATAGAAAAACATATCTTTACCGATCCCGACCGCGATACGCTGATGATGCGCGTGACGTTTACCGCCTTTGAAGCAGGCATCACACCGCATTTATACGTTAACCCCCATATCGATAATGCGGGCGCGAATGATATTGGCAGAATCGATCATCAAGCCCTTATCGCTCGCACCGCCGATCCCCACAGCAGCGTAATGACAGTTAAATCGGATATCGATTTTACGCAGGCGACTACGGGCTTTGTCGGTGTATCCGACGGTTTGGCCGATTTAGGCGATAACGGCAAGCTTGATACGCTGTATCAGGCCACCAGCAACGCCGAAAATCCTACTCAAGGCAACATTGCCTTTACCGCCAGTTATCCCGTACTCCAAGCGAATCAAGCTCTTAATGTGAATTTGGCGATTGGTTTTGGCCATGATGAAACGAGCAGTTTAGCCAATGCCAACGCCAGCTTAACGGCGGGGTATGACAAAGTGCTGAGCCAATACAACGCTGGTTGGCACAGTTATTTACACTCGCTACCCGCGATGCCTGATATGGCGCAAAGCACCACAGATAATGGCAAGCTGCTGTATACCAGTGCCATGGTACTTAAGGCGCAGGAAGATAAAACCTACGCTGGCGCCCTTATCGCGTCGCTTTCTAATCCTTGGGGCGATACCGTACCTGCTGTCACACCCAGCACGGGCTACAAGGCCGTTTGGCCCCGTGACTTTTACCAGTGCGCCATGGCATTTCTCGCCATGGGCGATACGCAAACGCCTAAAGTCGCCTTTGAGTACCTTAAAAAGGTGCAAGTGAGTGACAAAACTCCAGGCTTTAGCGGCACGCCCGGTTGGTTTTTACAAAAGACTCATGTGGATGGCCAAATCGAATGGGTTGGCGTACAGCTCGACCAAACGGCGATGCCGATCATGCTCGGCTGGAAACTCTGGCAGGCAGGCGTACTCAGCCAAGCGGAACTGAGCCATTGGTATCAAGAGATGCTAAAAGCTGCGGCGGACTTTTTAGTCAGCGGCGGCGAGGTGAATCTTGACTGGAATCACACGCAAATTACGCCACCGAAAACCCAGCAAGAACGTTGGGAAGAACAAGCTGGTTATTCGCCCTCCACCACGGCCGCAGTTATCGCAGGTTTAGTGGCTGCGAGTGATATTGCTAAGGCAGTAAACGACAGCGATACCAGTCAGCGTTATCTCGCAACCGCTAAAACGCTTAATCAACAACTTGAAAAACACTTAGTGACGACCCAAGGTTTGCTTACCGATAGCCAAGGCATTAAGGCGCCTTATTATCTGCGATTAAGCCCCAACGGTGAGCCAAACACCGCCGAGACACTCGCCGCGAATAATGGTCGTGCGGGATTAGATCAACGTCAGATCCTCGATGGCGGCTTTTTAGAACTGGTGCGCTACGGCGTGCGTGGCGCAACCGATAAGCTGATTAATCAAAGCCTAGCGCTGGTGGATAACACTGAGCTTGAGGAAAATTTACGCCTCAAATACAACTTTACTGCCAAAGATGGCAGCAACGTTCCCGGCTTTAGGCGTTACGGTAACGATGGCTACGGTGAAGATACCCTCACTGGCGCAAACTACGCCGAATCAGGCAGTAATAGCGACAACCAACGCGGCCGCGTCTGGCCCTTCTTCACCGGCGAGCGTGGTCATTTTGAATTGGCCCTCGCTAGCGCCAAGGGAGAGCTAACGGGTACTCACGCGCAGCAAACCAAACAGCAGCTTATCAATACCTATGTGCAAGGGATGGAAACCTTCGCCAACGCGGGTCTGATGCTCCCCGAGCAAGCGTGGGACGGTGTGGGTAACGCCACACGTTACCAATATCAACTCGGCCAAGGCACTAACTCCGCCACCCCACTCGCTTGGACCCACGCTGAATATATCAAGCTGGTACGTTCAATGAGCGACGGTCGAGTCTGGGATAACTATCCAATCGTCCCAGAAGCGTTGAAATAA
- a CDS encoding membrane integrity-associated transporter subunit PqiC: MRILVLFIVFLMAGCSSQPAPKTYFIALQHTTDPGLISPDMGSGGLCSLAVNRVNLADYLNTNGLLYQTSPQELVVARQHLWAGSLAEQIQFRLNNLLSQPCSVPATWTLSTDEPTKLGQLDLTVTEFYGSYTGEAVVGGQWRLMDKMQQVLLEQPFQYRIALPEEGYTALVSSMDKGLIQLADDIRLMAAQHTPAQ, encoded by the coding sequence ATGCGTATTTTAGTGTTATTTATTGTATTTTTGATGGCGGGCTGTAGCAGTCAGCCCGCACCTAAAACCTATTTTATTGCCCTGCAACATACAACAGATCCCGGTCTTATAAGTCCTGATATGGGTTCTGGCGGCCTGTGCTCGCTAGCTGTTAATCGGGTGAACTTAGCTGACTACCTCAATACCAATGGTTTGCTCTATCAAACCTCACCACAGGAGTTAGTCGTAGCGAGGCAGCATTTATGGGCGGGCTCTCTGGCCGAGCAAATCCAATTTAGGTTAAACAATTTGCTAAGCCAGCCATGCAGTGTGCCCGCTACCTGGACCTTATCAACAGATGAGCCGACTAAATTAGGCCAACTCGACCTCACAGTGACTGAATTTTATGGCAGCTATACGGGTGAGGCTGTTGTGGGTGGACAGTGGCGCCTGATGGATAAGATGCAGCAAGTGCTGCTTGAACAGCCATTCCAATATCGGATTGCTTTGCCTGAAGAAGGCTATACCGCTCTTGTCAGCAGCATGGATAAAGGCTTGATACAGCTTGCTGATGATATTCGCTTAATGGCGGCGCAGCATACGCCTGCTCAGTAA
- a CDS encoding paraquat-inducible protein A, protein MSQCGSSPQHEGILQACEECGLVTPYIEPKPGYRAHCPRCQHSLQAALATPFQPIWAYGIATLMMLGLSLGFPFLSFSVQGLSQQASLWSALISMHYASNNLLAMLILLCVVILPLIYISFSMFIYRQAYLVQQGKTIELSWLKRWSKRVFKFESWLMADVFLVGILVAMVKILSLAEVGFGPSFWAFCVYTLLLVKFVSLVDSSWVWDKLTPRVVTPYVRAGESHLQHNHAVCAICGQLNAIDTSECGRCSGPLHKYLPVSSMQAAWAFLLAAVVFYIPANFYPIMYTTSVGQTEASTIISGVVLLWHMGSYPVASIIFFASIVIPTAKIASLAYLFHQAGNPHSPEQTIKNQQLYRVTEFIGRWSMIDIFVVALLTALVQLNELMAIKPGPAALSFAMVVILTMLSAMSFDSRVLWRQTFSTNR, encoded by the coding sequence GTGTCACAGTGTGGTTCTTCACCCCAGCATGAGGGGATTTTACAGGCCTGTGAGGAATGTGGTTTAGTCACGCCTTACATTGAGCCCAAGCCAGGTTATCGTGCCCATTGTCCAAGATGTCAGCATAGTTTGCAGGCCGCATTAGCCACACCCTTTCAGCCGATTTGGGCCTATGGGATCGCGACCTTAATGATGTTGGGATTGAGTCTGGGGTTCCCTTTCTTATCCTTCAGTGTGCAGGGCTTATCACAACAAGCCAGCTTATGGTCTGCATTGATCAGTATGCATTATGCCAGTAATAATTTGTTGGCCATGCTCATCTTGTTGTGTGTGGTGATTTTGCCGTTGATTTATATCAGTTTTTCAATGTTCATTTATAGGCAAGCCTACTTAGTACAGCAAGGAAAAACCATTGAGCTTAGCTGGCTTAAACGTTGGAGCAAGCGGGTATTTAAATTTGAGTCTTGGCTGATGGCAGATGTGTTCCTCGTCGGGATCTTAGTTGCTATGGTGAAAATCCTGTCACTGGCTGAGGTCGGCTTTGGCCCTTCGTTCTGGGCATTTTGTGTTTATACCTTGTTATTAGTGAAGTTTGTTAGCCTAGTCGATAGCTCTTGGGTATGGGATAAATTAACTCCCAGAGTCGTGACACCCTATGTGAGGGCGGGTGAGTCGCACTTGCAACATAATCATGCAGTGTGTGCTATCTGTGGCCAGTTAAATGCCATCGATACATCTGAATGTGGCCGTTGCTCTGGGCCATTACATAAATACTTACCCGTATCCAGTATGCAGGCCGCATGGGCATTTTTGCTTGCGGCGGTCGTGTTTTATATTCCAGCAAACTTTTATCCCATCATGTACACCACCAGCGTGGGGCAAACGGAGGCATCAACCATTATCAGTGGTGTAGTGCTGTTATGGCATATGGGATCCTATCCTGTGGCTTCGATTATCTTCTTTGCCAGCATAGTGATCCCCACGGCAAAAATCGCCTCTTTGGCTTACTTATTCCACCAAGCAGGCAACCCCCATTCACCTGAGCAAACCATTAAAAATCAACAACTTTACCGAGTGACTGAATTCATTGGTCGTTGGTCTATGATTGATATTTTTGTGGTGGCTTTATTGACTGCATTGGTGCAACTCAATGAATTAATGGCGATTAAACCCGGCCCCGCGGCATTGTCTTTTGCCATGGTCGTGATCTTAACCATGCTGTCAGCCATGAGCTTTGATTCTCGAGTTCTGTGGCGGCAAACCTTCAGCACAAATCGATAG